The Marinomonas sp. CT5 genome contains the following window.
TCGGGCGAGAGTCGCTCGGTGTGAATCAAGTTTCATTTGTATATGTTCGTCCATAGGCGGAAGTAGTGGTGAAAGCAAAAAAAACAGTTGCTCTTGTTTTGGGGAGTGGTGCGGCACGTGGGCATGCGCATATTGGTGTGATTCGAGCTCTTGAGGAACGCGATTATGAGATTATTAGTATTTCTGGTTGTTCTATTGGGGCAATAGTTGGTGGCGTTTTTGCGGCGGGAAAATTGTCCGAATACCAAGAATGGGCGGAATCATTGGACCGCATGAGTGTGATTCGACTGCTAGATATGTCTATATTAAATGGCGGATACATCAAAGGGGATCGTTTTTTTGAGAAGGTTCAAGGGATGATAGGTGAGCCTACTATTGAATCTTTGCCTATTGCTTACACTTCCGTCGCGGTTGATTTGTTGAATCAGAAAGAGTTCTGGTTTCAACGAGGGGATTTAATTAGTGCAATGAGGGCTTCTTCGGCTATTCCTTCACTAGTTTCACCCGTTAATCTCAACAGCAGAATGTATGTTGATGGTGGTGTGCTGAATCCTTTACCTATTATTCCTTCGGTACCGGCTGGTGCAGATTACATAGTGGCCGTTGATTTGAACGGTCCTGCTGAGAGAGTGCTTGAGGATATAACTGACGAATCAAAAAATGTGCCTGCTTGGTGGCTAAGTACCAAAGGTTTTTTTGGTAAGGGAAAAGAAGAAGATGTGGAGAGTAAGACTAAGTACTCTCCTGAAAGCTGGGGGCGTTTGCAAACAATCAATATGATGTTTGAAACCATGCAGGAATCTTTAACTCAATATAAGTTAGCTGGTTATCCGCCCGATCTGCTTATTTCCATTCCTAAAGATGTTTCCGGATTTTATGAGTTCTGGCGTGCTAAGGAATTAATTGAATTTGGTTATGATGTGGGATTAAAGGCCATCGATGGTTTAGAGTCGCCAGCCTCAAGTTATTATTCCTTTCCTAAGGGGTATTAGGTAGTCTAACCGATAGGGTTTATCCCTAGACTTTTCAGTTGTTTACATAGAGAAATAAGAGGTAAGCCTATGAGGCTATTCGGGTCCTCTCCTTCCATCTTTTCAAATAAGCAAACACCTAACCCCTCGCATTTAAAGCTCCCGGCACAATCTAAAGGCTGCTCGATTGTAATATAGTTCAAAATCTCTTTCTGTGTCAGGTGTCTAAAATATACATGGTATGAACTTAATGAATACTGATGGATTTGGTTTTCTTGATTAAAAGTGCAAAGGCCTGTTAAAAAACTGACTTTTTGGCCGCTGAAGCGGCTTAGTTGCCTTATTGCATTGTCTTCTGTATTTGGTTTACCCAAAATGTCATCGCCCAAAACGGCGACTTGGTCAGATGTGATAATTATTCCATCTGCTTGATTACATTGTTGTCGCTCAGCATGAACGGCATTGGCTTTGGTAATGGTAAGTCTTTTCACTAAGTCTTGAGGAGATTCCTTTGGGAGTGGTGTTTCATCTATGTCAGGGGATTGGCACTCAAACGGTATTTTTAAGCGTTTAAGTAACTCTTTTCGGTAGGGGGATGAAGAGCCTAGAATAAGTTTTTTTTGCATCATTTCTTGATCGTCATGTATGTGAGTGATGATATTTTACTGTTTTTTTGTGGGAATAGACTAAAAGAGCGAAAAAATATGCTTTAAGAGCACTTAGACTTTGACAATAAGGGCCCTTGGCAATATTATTCCCCGCCATGTTGAATGATACATTACCTAAATATTTTGACCCTCGTAAATACGCTAGCCATGAGTCGGCGTTAGATGGGTGCCTGCCTCTTAACCAGTTTAAGGAGCTTTGTGCTATATTAGCCTCTGATGAGGGTAATGCTTTTATTCATCTAGACTTTAGAGTTGATGAGGATAGGCGCTACATTGCCACTGGATCATTAACTGCCCAAGTACAGGTTGTTTGTCAGCGTTGTATGGGGGCTGTTTCACATGATTTAGCGTTAGATTTGTCCTTGGCCTTTGTTTACGACGAAGATCATGCTAAGAATCTACCGGACAATTACGATCCTGTTGTCATGACCGATGGTGAAGTAATTTTGGCAGATATGGTTGAGCAAGAAATTATACTTGCTCTGCCTATTGTCGCTTATCACGAAGAAAGTGGTTGCAACCCAACAGCTGTAAAGTATGCCTCGTCTACCGATGACGCACCGGATGACGAAAAACCGAATCCATTTAGTATATTGGCCCAATTAAAGGCCAAGTAAAGTTAGGAGCTCCAAAAAATGGCAGTACAAAAAAGTAAAGTAACTCGTTCACGTCGCGGCCAGCGCCGTTCACACGATGCTTTGACTGGTCCAACTCTATCTGTAGAAAAGACAACTGGTGAACTTCACCGTCGTCACCACGTTTCTGCAGACGGTTTTTACCGTGGCCGTCAAGTTGTCACCCCTAAAGGTGAGTAACTAAGATACCCATGATTAGGGTAGCTTTAGACGCTATGGGCGGGGACTTAGGTCCCCGCATTGCTTTCGAAGGTGCGCAGCAGGTGCTGGCCTGCCATAAAGACGTCACCATCACAATCTACTACTTCCCCAGTAGTGATTTGGAAATTCCTGAATCACATGAACGTTTGTTGTTAGTTGAATGTTCTGATGTTATCGGTGGAGATGAAGAGATTGTCCTTTCTTTGTTTCGACGTCAAAATTCTACCCTTTATCAATCATTGAGCGCTCTGTCCCAGCAAACTTCAGATGTAACGGTTACCTTGGGTAATACTGGAGCTATGGTAGCATTAGCTAGACATATTCTAGGCGTGTTGCGTCCGAAACTTTACCCTGCATTAATGAGGGAACTATATTCAAAACCTCTAAAGTGTTTAGTCGATCTAGGTGCCAATGTTCACTGTCCTCCATCCATGTTGGTAGGGTTTGCAGAATTAGGTGCTGCGTACGTTGAAGCTTTGAGTAATGAAGTGGCGCGAGTTGGTTTGTTGAATGTGGGTGTCGAGAGTTCTAAAGGTAGTGTTGTTATTCGAGAAACGAATCGACTTTTGTCTGCTAAGGTGTGGCCACATTATTTAGGTTATGCAGAAGGCACAGAGTTATTTGAGGGTAATAAGAACGTTATTGTGTGTGACGGTATGGTGGGGAATGCTGTATTAAAAGCCTCAGAGGGGCTCTTTTCTTTTCTGATGGGGCGCTTTAAAGGAGTGGAGGGTGCATCTTCTTTGGTTGAGACTTTTTACCAAACTGAACATAGACATGGTGCATGTTTGGTGGGTGTTTGTGGCAATTTGGTAAAAGGTCATGGTCGTTCGGATTTGCCTGCTATGGTTGGTGCGATTGAGTATGGAATTGATATTGCGCGAGCAGATTTGTGTTCTGCTATCAAAACGCGTCTTTGTAATGAGGAAATAAAATGAGCACTACATCAGCTTTTGTTTTTCCTGGGCAGGGTTCTCAGCAATTGGGAATGTTGGCAGATTTAGCGGAGAAACATGAAATAATTGAGCAAACTTTTGCTGAAGCGTCGAGCGTTTTGGGTTATGACTTATGGGATCTTGTGCAAAATGATGCTGAGAAACTTAGTCAAACAGATAAAACTCAGCCAGCACTTTTGACGGCAAGTGTCGCTTTGTGGCGTTTGTGGGAGCAACAAGGTGGTGCTAAGCCTGATTATGTGGCTGGACACAGTCTTGGTGAGTATTCGGCTTTAGTGTGTGCTGGTGTTATTGAGTTTACTGATGCTGTTGAGCTAGTAAAGTTGCGCGGTGAGTATATGCAGCAAGCGGTTCCTGCTGGCGAAGGCGCAATGGCGGCTATTATTGGTCTTGATGATGATAAGGTGATAGCGGCTTGTGAAGCTGTTTCAGGAATAGTAAGTGCGGTTAACTTCAACTCCCCAGGTCAGGTAGTTATTGCAGGCAATGTTGCTGCTGTAGAAGCGGCAATGGTCAATGCCAAAGAAGCGGGTGCTAAGCGTGCCTTACCTCTACCTGTGAGTGTTCCATCGCATTGTGAACTTATGATTCCTGCGGGTACTAAGTTAGCTGAAAAGCTTGAGACAATTGCATTTAGCGCTCCTTCTTGTACTTTAGTGCAAAATGTAAGTGCGCAGGCTGTTTCAGACCCTTCAGTGATTAAAGAAAATCTGGTTTCTCAGTTAAGCGAGCCAGTTTTATGGACGCAATCTGTTGTGTTACTTTCCGAATTGGGTGTAACTTCTACTGTTGAGTGTGGTCCAGGTAAAGTTTTAAGTGGTCTAAATAAACGTATAGTTAAGGGCTTGGAGACTTCTTCTCTAGGTGATTTGGCTGGATTTGAAGCGGCTTTGTCTGCGTAATTGAATTATATTATTTGTAAGAGAATATACGATTCGAAATAGATTGTAGGAGACAGCATGAGTCTTGAAGGAAAAATTGCTCTAGTAACTGGAGCAACTCGCGGTATTGGTAAAGCGATTGCTCTAGCTCTAGTTGAGCAGGGGGCTACGGTTATTGGCACAGCGACTAGCGAATCTGGAGCACAAAGTATTTCTGAGTATTTGGGTGCTAATGGTAAAGGCTGGGTGCTTGATGTGTCATCAAGTGAGTCAGTTGATACCGTTGTTAAAGAGATTACGACTGAATTTGGTGCGCCAACGGTTCTTGTAAACAACGCTGGCATAACACGCGATAACTTGATGATGCGAATGAAGGAAGATGACTGGGATCAAGTGATTAATACCAACTTAACATCTGTTTTTCGTGTGACAAAAGCTTGCTTACGCGGTATGACTAAAGCAAAATTTGGTCGTGTAATTAGTATCAGCTCTGTTGTTGCTTCGATGGGTAATGGTGGGCAAGCAAATTATTCAGCAGCTAAATCTGGCTTAGAGGGCTTTAGCCGTTCTTTAGCAGCAGAGATTGCGTCCCGTGGTGTCACTGTCAATTGTGTCGCTCCAGGATTTATTGAAACAGATATGACTAAGGTGTTACCTGAAGAGCATAAGGCTAAATTGGTCGAAAAAGTGCCTTCATCACGTCTTGGTCAACCAGAAGAAATTGCGGCAGCAGTCGCATTTTTGGCGTCAAATGGCGCTTCTTACATCACTGGAGAAACAATACACGTCAATGGCGGTATGTATATGTCGTAATTTGAGTTGAATTTTATATTTAATTCAACGAAAATACGTCTCCGGTTCATGTTGAGAATCACGCCTTACGGGTGGTCGAATTTTTATAATATGCTCACACTGAGCTGTTAATGAGTAGAGTAGGAACTTCTAATGAGTAGCATTGAAGAACGCGTTAAGAAAATCGTTTGTGAACAACTAGGCGTTAAAGAAGAAGATGTTGTTGCTTCAGCATCTTTCGTTGATGACCTAGGTGCAGATTCCCTAGATACTGTAGAGCTTGTTATGGCTCTTGAAGAGGAATTTGATACTGAAATCCCTGACGAAGAAGCTGAAAAAATCACTACCGTACAAGCAGCGAACGACTACATCAACGCTAACTTGTAAGATATTGGTGAACTGAGTTTCCCGAAAAGCCGCTTGTATTTGTTACAGCGGCTTTTCTTATTAATAGGCCTTCAAGAACGAAGGTAAATTGTTGGAGAAATCTTATGTCTCGTCGTCGGGTTGTAGTCACAGGAATGGGAATGGTGACACCCCTTGGCAATAATGTGAAAGATACGTGGGATAATATATTGGAAGGTAAAAGCGGTGTATCGGAGATCACCTCTTTTGATCCTAGCCAATTTTCCACTCGTTTTGCGGCTCAGGTAACTGATTTTGATGCCACTCAATATATGAGTGTTAAAGAAGCCCGCAAAATGGATCTTTTCATTCAATATGGTATTGCAGCCACTGTGCAAGCATTAGAAGATGCCAATTTAAATGCTGAAACAGCAAATTTAAATCGTGTTGGTTGTGCTATCGGTTCTGGCATCGGCGGTTTGCCAATGATTGAAAAAAATCTCGAACTATTGAATGAATCTGGTCCAAAGCGTATTTCTCCATTTTTTGTTCCTGGCGCGATTATAAATATGATTTCTGGTCATGTTGCCATTCGCTTTGGCTTTAAGGGCCCCAATATTTCTATTGTGACTGCTTGTACTACAGGTACTCATAATATTGGTATGGCTGGGAGAATGATTTCCTATGGCGACGCTGATGTGATGATTGCTGGCGGTGCTGAAATGGCCATTACACCATTAGGTATTGGTGGCTTCGGTGCAGCAAGAGCATTATCGACACGTAATGATGATCACAAAACAGCAAGTCGTCCATGGGATAAAGACCGAGATGGTTTTGTAATGGGAGATGGCGCAGGTATTTTAGTTTTAGAAGAATATGAGCATGCGGTTGCTCGTGGTGCAAATATTTATGGTGAATTGATTGGTTTTGGTATGAGTGACGATGCTCATCATATGACCGCTCCTCCAGAAGGAGGGGAAGGTGCAGAGTCAGCAATGCGGGCAGCTTTGAGTGATGCTAATTTAACACCACAAGATGTTGATTATATTAACGCCCATGGTACCTCTACACCTGCAGGTGACCTTGCAGAAACCCAAGCTGTTAAATCTTTAATGGGGGAAGACGCATCGGATGTGGCTATTAGTTCAACTAAATCTATGATTGGGCATTTGCTTGGTGCTTCGGGGGCAGTCGAGTCTATATTTTCGATTTTAGCTATTCGTGACCAAGTCGCACCACCAACCATTAATTTGGATGAGCCTGGTGAAGGTTGTGATCTAAATTATGTTCCAGGAACACCGCAAAAACGTAAGATCGATGTTGTTTTAAATAATTCGTTTGGTTTTGGTGGAACGAATGGCACTTTAGTGTTTAAGAAAGTGTCGTCATGATGACTAGGTGGACGGTTTATCTGCCCACCTGAGTTTGTTTATTAATGGATTTGAGTTGGTGTGCCTCGTAATGCACTAATTTCTTTTGATATATCATAGCTTTTGTTTTGGTTGTCTAGTTCATATAAATGATCTTCTAGCTGCTGATACAGAGCAATTTCCTCGTCACCTAGAAAGTGCAGGCATTCGCCACCCACGAACCATAATAATTCTCTCTTTATAAGAGGGACCAGATTTGCGTAGCAACGAATGAAACGTGATAATACTTTTTGTGCATCGAAAGTGTAGTCATGGGTATTGCTCTGGATCTTTTTTGTCAGATCATCCCACTTTTCCAAGAAGTCTATTTCTTCTTCCGCTAGATCTGGTTGATTAAACGGTGCGTGCTCTGAGATGCGCAGGCGTAAATCGGCAAAAGCATCAAGTATGTATTGTGTGCGTGATTCCACGTAAAACCCTATTCATGTAAGTAACTATTTAATCGGCAATTGCCGTAAGAGCTTCAATTATGACATATGCAATCGAAATTAGTGACCTTAAAAAGCGCTATGATAGTGGCTTTGAAGCACTAAAATCTATCGATTTAAAAGTTGAAAAAGGAGATTTCTTTGCGTTACTCGGCCCAAATGGAGCGGGCAAGTCTACCACCATTGGTATTTTGTGTTCGTTAGTAAATAAAACTTCGGGCAAGGTGTCTATTTTTGGTACGGATATAGATCAAGATTTTGCTAGAGCCAAGAAATATCTAGGCGTTGTTCCTCAGGAATTCAATTTCAATGTTTTTGAGACCGTGTTTAACGTAGTGGTCACACAAGCAGGTTTTTATGGGATTAGTCGCGCTGTTGCTGAAGAACGTGCTGAAAAGTATTTAAAGCAACTTGACCTATGGGATAAACGGAATGATCAGTCTCGTATGTTATCTGGAGGTATGAAGCGGCGTTTAATGATCGCAAGAGCTTTGATTCATGAACCAGAAGTGCTTATTTTAGATGAGCCCACAGCTGGGGTTGATATTGAGCTTCGTCGCTCTATGTGGGAGTTCATTAAGAAATTAAATGAGCAGGGCACAACTATTATCTTAACAACTCATTATCTTGAAGAAGCAGAGCAATTGTGCCGAAACATTGCCATTATCAATGCTGGTGAGATAGTTGAAAATACGAGTGTTAAGGCTTTGTTAAAGACACTCAACCAAGAAACTTTTATTTTAGATCTAGATACTAACTTACCGGATAATTGGAGTTTGCCTGAATTCAATATATCGATTAGCAATGATGCAAGTACGATCGAAGTGGAAGTAATAAAAGGGCAGTCTATCAATGCCATTTTTAAAGCGCTTGATGACGTATCTGTCAATGTAGTCAGTATGCGTAACAAGTCTAATCGACTCGAAGAACTCTTCGTTAAATTAATTAAAGGCTAGATAGATGAAAAATTCGGAAATTTGGATCGCTTTTTATACGATTTTAGTAAGAGAAATTCGTCGCTTTACTCGTATTTGGCCACAAACATTGTTACCACCAGCTATTACAATGAGCTTGTATTTTGCTATTTTCGGCAATTTGATTGGTAGTCGAATAGGTGAAATGGGTGGTTTTAGTTATATGCAGTATATCGTACCGGGGTTGATTATGATGTCTGTTATTACTAACTCTTACTCAAATGTTTCATCGTCGTTTTTTTCTGCGAAATTTCAGCATAGTATCCAAGAGCTACTGGTTTCTCCAACACCAAATTGGGTGATTTTGCTTGGCTATACACTTGGCGGTGTTGCTCGTGGTTTGTGTGTTGGCTTAATAGTGACGGTTCTATCATTATTTTTTACTCACTTAGCGCTAGAGAATTTATTCCTAACGATCTTAGTTGTGTGTTTGACCGCGGTAATGTTCTCACTTGGTGGTTTTGTTAACGCAATTTTTGCCCGAAGTTTCGATGATGTTTCTATTGTTCCAACATTTATTTTAACGCCGCTTACCTATTTAGGTGGGGTGTTCTACTCCATCGATCTGCTGCCAGATTTCTGGCAATCTGTGTCGTTATTAAATCCTGTTCTTTATATGGTGAATGCGTTCCGTTATGGGGTTTTGGGTGTTTCTGACATAAATGTTTATTGGGCACTCGTCATTGTGTCTGCATTTATTGTAGTGCTATTTAGTATTGGTCTACGTTTGCTCAATCAGGGCAAAGGTATTAGAAATTAAGGTTGTGATATATGGGCTTTTTACCCTTAGGTCAGCAAACAGAATATGTTTCTGAGTACGATGCAGGGTTGCTTTACCCCATTGCAAGAGTTGATAAATGGACTGAAATGGCAATTGAATCTGAGCGTCTACCATTTTATGGTGAGGATGTTTGGAATGCCTATGAATTGTCATGGTTAAATAAGAAAGGAAAGCCGATTGTAGCTTTGGCTGAATTTCGTTTACCTTGCGATTCGCCAAATATTATCGAATCTAAATCATTTAAATTATATTTGAATTCATTAAATCAAATGCGCTATGAATCAATGGAAGAAGTGCAGTCCATATTGGAACGTGATCTGTCTAGTGCTGCAGGAGCTAAGGTTACGGTTATTATCCGTGATGTTGACTCGATGGCTTCATTGGTCGTTTTGACACCAGATTATTGTATCGATGAGGTAGATGTAGATATAACCGAATATCATCCTAATGCAAATTTGTTAGACACAGATTTATCAGCAGGGATCGTTGAGGAAAGGTTAGTGAGCCACCTTTTAAAATCGAACTGCCCTGTGACCAATCAACCTGATTGGGGCTCGGTTTTTATTGACTATAAAGGGCCGAAAATCAACCATGAGAGTTTGTTAAAGTATGTCGTTTCTTTCCGTGAGCATACGGATTTTCATGAGCAATGCGTTGAGCGAATTTTCATTGATATTATGCGTCAGTGTAAGCCAGAAAGTTTAACTGTCTATGCGCGTTATGTTAGACGCGGAGGGTTAGATATCAACCCTTATCGGTCAACGGCACCATTGGTGTTAGGTAATGATCGATTAACACGCCAGTAAAGTAACTCTTCGTTATTGGGGGTTATAAAACCGCATGATTTTCATTATGCGGTTTTTTTATTTTCTTGCCTAAATGTAGAGCCACCATAGCAGGCTAACGACACAGAAAGACATAGGTAAAGAAATAAGAATCATCAGTGCAATTTCATCAATCGGTCCTTGATATTTATTGGCAAGCATATAGCTAATAACGGCTACGGGCATGGCATTAAGGACTATCAGTACAGATGCTTCCAATTGATTAAGAGGGAAAATAGAGACAACAGCACATGCACTTATTGCGCCGACAAAAGGCCGGAATAATGA
Protein-coding sequences here:
- the fabG gene encoding 3-oxoacyl-ACP reductase FabG, giving the protein MSLEGKIALVTGATRGIGKAIALALVEQGATVIGTATSESGAQSISEYLGANGKGWVLDVSSSESVDTVVKEITTEFGAPTVLVNNAGITRDNLMMRMKEDDWDQVINTNLTSVFRVTKACLRGMTKAKFGRVISISSVVASMGNGGQANYSAAKSGLEGFSRSLAAEIASRGVTVNCVAPGFIETDMTKVLPEEHKAKLVEKVPSSRLGQPEEIAAAVAFLASNGASYITGETIHVNGGMYMS
- the queF gene encoding NADPH-dependent 7-cyano-7-deazaguanine reductase QueF (Catalyzes the NADPH-dependent reduction of 7-cyano-7-deazaguanine (preQ0) to 7-aminomethyl-7-deazaguanine (preQ1) in queuosine biosynthesis), which encodes MGFLPLGQQTEYVSEYDAGLLYPIARVDKWTEMAIESERLPFYGEDVWNAYELSWLNKKGKPIVALAEFRLPCDSPNIIESKSFKLYLNSLNQMRYESMEEVQSILERDLSSAAGAKVTVIIRDVDSMASLVVLTPDYCIDEVDVDITEYHPNANLLDTDLSAGIVEERLVSHLLKSNCPVTNQPDWGSVFIDYKGPKINHESLLKYVVSFREHTDFHEQCVERIFIDIMRQCKPESLTVYARYVRRGGLDINPYRSTAPLVLGNDRLTRQ
- a CDS encoding fatty acid synthesis protein, translating into MIRVALDAMGGDLGPRIAFEGAQQVLACHKDVTITIYYFPSSDLEIPESHERLLLVECSDVIGGDEEIVLSLFRRQNSTLYQSLSALSQQTSDVTVTLGNTGAMVALARHILGVLRPKLYPALMRELYSKPLKCLVDLGANVHCPPSMLVGFAELGAAYVEALSNEVARVGLLNVGVESSKGSVVIRETNRLLSAKVWPHYLGYAEGTELFEGNKNVIVCDGMVGNAVLKASEGLFSFLMGRFKGVEGASSLVETFYQTEHRHGACLVGVCGNLVKGHGRSDLPAMVGAIEYGIDIARADLCSAIKTRLCNEEIK
- the rpmF gene encoding 50S ribosomal protein L32, whose product is MAVQKSKVTRSRRGQRRSHDALTGPTLSVEKTTGELHRRHHVSADGFYRGRQVVTPKGE
- a CDS encoding PA2817 family protein: MESRTQYILDAFADLRLRISEHAPFNQPDLAEEEIDFLEKWDDLTKKIQSNTHDYTFDAQKVLSRFIRCYANLVPLIKRELLWFVGGECLHFLGDEEIALYQQLEDHLYELDNQNKSYDISKEISALRGTPTQIH
- the acpP gene encoding acyl carrier protein, yielding MSSIEERVKKIVCEQLGVKEEDVVASASFVDDLGADSLDTVELVMALEEEFDTEIPDEEAEKITTVQAANDYINANL
- a CDS encoding ABC transporter permease; translated protein: MKNSEIWIAFYTILVREIRRFTRIWPQTLLPPAITMSLYFAIFGNLIGSRIGEMGGFSYMQYIVPGLIMMSVITNSYSNVSSSFFSAKFQHSIQELLVSPTPNWVILLGYTLGGVARGLCVGLIVTVLSLFFTHLALENLFLTILVVCLTAVMFSLGGFVNAIFARSFDDVSIVPTFILTPLTYLGGVFYSIDLLPDFWQSVSLLNPVLYMVNAFRYGVLGVSDINVYWALVIVSAFIVVLFSIGLRLLNQGKGIRN
- the fabD gene encoding ACP S-malonyltransferase, with translation MSTTSAFVFPGQGSQQLGMLADLAEKHEIIEQTFAEASSVLGYDLWDLVQNDAEKLSQTDKTQPALLTASVALWRLWEQQGGAKPDYVAGHSLGEYSALVCAGVIEFTDAVELVKLRGEYMQQAVPAGEGAMAAIIGLDDDKVIAACEAVSGIVSAVNFNSPGQVVIAGNVAAVEAAMVNAKEAGAKRALPLPVSVPSHCELMIPAGTKLAEKLETIAFSAPSCTLVQNVSAQAVSDPSVIKENLVSQLSEPVLWTQSVVLLSELGVTSTVECGPGKVLSGLNKRIVKGLETSSLGDLAGFEAALSA
- a CDS encoding ABC transporter ATP-binding protein; the protein is MTYAIEISDLKKRYDSGFEALKSIDLKVEKGDFFALLGPNGAGKSTTIGILCSLVNKTSGKVSIFGTDIDQDFARAKKYLGVVPQEFNFNVFETVFNVVVTQAGFYGISRAVAEERAEKYLKQLDLWDKRNDQSRMLSGGMKRRLMIARALIHEPEVLILDEPTAGVDIELRRSMWEFIKKLNEQGTTIILTTHYLEEAEQLCRNIAIINAGEIVENTSVKALLKTLNQETFILDLDTNLPDNWSLPEFNISISNDASTIEVEVIKGQSINAIFKALDDVSVNVVSMRNKSNRLEELFVKLIKG
- a CDS encoding YceD family protein, translating into MAILFPAMLNDTLPKYFDPRKYASHESALDGCLPLNQFKELCAILASDEGNAFIHLDFRVDEDRRYIATGSLTAQVQVVCQRCMGAVSHDLALDLSLAFVYDEDHAKNLPDNYDPVVMTDGEVILADMVEQEIILALPIVAYHEESGCNPTAVKYASSTDDAPDDEKPNPFSILAQLKAK
- the fabF gene encoding beta-ketoacyl-ACP synthase II; this translates as MSRRRVVVTGMGMVTPLGNNVKDTWDNILEGKSGVSEITSFDPSQFSTRFAAQVTDFDATQYMSVKEARKMDLFIQYGIAATVQALEDANLNAETANLNRVGCAIGSGIGGLPMIEKNLELLNESGPKRISPFFVPGAIINMISGHVAIRFGFKGPNISIVTACTTGTHNIGMAGRMISYGDADVMIAGGAEMAITPLGIGGFGAARALSTRNDDHKTASRPWDKDRDGFVMGDGAGILVLEEYEHAVARGANIYGELIGFGMSDDAHHMTAPPEGGEGAESAMRAALSDANLTPQDVDYINAHGTSTPAGDLAETQAVKSLMGEDASDVAISSTKSMIGHLLGASGAVESIFSILAIRDQVAPPTINLDEPGEGCDLNYVPGTPQKRKIDVVLNNSFGFGGTNGTLVFKKVSS
- a CDS encoding patatin-like phospholipase family protein, whose protein sequence is MKAKKTVALVLGSGAARGHAHIGVIRALEERDYEIISISGCSIGAIVGGVFAAGKLSEYQEWAESLDRMSVIRLLDMSILNGGYIKGDRFFEKVQGMIGEPTIESLPIAYTSVAVDLLNQKEFWFQRGDLISAMRASSAIPSLVSPVNLNSRMYVDGGVLNPLPIIPSVPAGADYIVAVDLNGPAERVLEDITDESKNVPAWWLSTKGFFGKGKEEDVESKTKYSPESWGRLQTINMMFETMQESLTQYKLAGYPPDLLISIPKDVSGFYEFWRAKELIEFGYDVGLKAIDGLESPASSYYSFPKGY
- a CDS encoding nucleoside triphosphate pyrophosphatase, producing MMQKKLILGSSSPYRKELLKRLKIPFECQSPDIDETPLPKESPQDLVKRLTITKANAVHAERQQCNQADGIIITSDQVAVLGDDILGKPNTEDNAIRQLSRFSGQKVSFLTGLCTFNQENQIHQYSLSSYHVYFRHLTQKEILNYITIEQPLDCAGSFKCEGLGVCLFEKMEGEDPNSLIGLPLISLCKQLKSLGINPIG